In Ruminococcus sp. HUN007, a genomic segment contains:
- a CDS encoding dihydroorotate dehydrogenase, which yields MADLSVKVAGVDFKNPVIPASGVFGYGREYEEFYSLSRLGGIATKGTTGTLRTGNLPPRIAETPMGMLNSVGLQNPGIDHFISCELPNLMKKDTVIIANIAGSTPEECAEVAAKLDSTDVHMIELNISCPNVKHGGAAFGVSCEGAASVTKVVRNATRKPLIVKLSPNVTDIASIAKAVEAEGADSVSLINTLLGMRIDINTRRPVLRNNCGGMSGPAVFPIAVRMVWQVANAVKIPVIGMGGISSGRDAIEMMMAGASAVQVGAAVITDPFAPVKIIDEMNQFLDEKGIKSVSEIIGAVKPW from the coding sequence ATGGCTGATCTTTCAGTAAAGGTTGCGGGTGTGGATTTCAAAAATCCGGTTATCCCTGCATCAGGCGTATTCGGATACGGACGTGAGTACGAGGAATTCTATTCTCTTTCAAGACTCGGCGGTATTGCAACAAAGGGTACCACAGGAACACTCAGAACAGGTAATCTTCCTCCGAGAATTGCGGAAACTCCTATGGGAATGCTCAATTCAGTAGGACTTCAGAATCCGGGAATAGATCATTTCATAAGCTGTGAACTTCCAAACCTTATGAAAAAAGATACCGTTATTATTGCGAATATTGCAGGTTCAACACCTGAGGAATGCGCTGAAGTTGCTGCAAAGCTTGATTCAACTGACGTTCATATGATCGAACTCAACATTTCATGCCCTAATGTCAAGCACGGCGGTGCAGCTTTTGGTGTAAGCTGTGAAGGTGCAGCTTCAGTTACAAAGGTAGTAAGAAATGCGACACGTAAACCGCTTATAGTCAAGCTTTCACCTAATGTTACGGATATTGCTTCAATTGCGAAAGCAGTAGAGGCAGAGGGGGCGGACTCCGTTTCGCTTATCAATACTCTTCTTGGAATGAGAATAGACATAAATACACGCAGACCTGTACTCAGAAACAACTGCGGCGGTATGTCCGGCCCGGCTGTATTCCCGATAGCTGTACGTATGGTATGGCAGGTAGCTAATGCTGTTAAGATCCCTGTAATAGGAATGGGCGGTATATCATCAGGACGTGATGCCATTGAGATGATGATGGCCGGAGCTTCTGCCGTTCAGGTAGGCGCTGCTGTTATCACAGATCCTTTCGCACCTGTAAAGATCATCGACGAAATGAACCAGTTCCTCGACGAAAAAGGTATTAAATCAGTAAGCGAGATCATTGGTGCAGTTAAACCATGGTAA
- a CDS encoding dihydroorotate dehydrogenase electron transfer subunit, with the protein MKYNQGKYLLLEKKNLAKQIFDFTILCPEIAQAAEIGQFVNILPEGHTLRRPISLCGIDKKKGTIRIVFMAKGEGTLKLADTPKGANLDIVGPLGHGFTMNEVSGKTIITGGGIGVPPLLPLAKHYGKNAVVILGFRSADAVILREDFEATGAEVIICTDDGSCGVHGLVTVPIAEKIAGASQVLSCGPIPMLKGVASIAEEKGVPCQVSLEERMGCGVGACLVCACRLKQNGEERFGHVCKDGPVFDSKEVNW; encoded by the coding sequence ATGAAATATAATCAGGGAAAATATCTCCTGCTGGAAAAAAAGAATCTGGCAAAGCAGATATTTGACTTTACTATACTTTGTCCTGAAATTGCACAGGCTGCGGAAATCGGTCAGTTTGTAAATATTCTTCCTGAGGGACACACTCTCAGAAGACCGATCTCACTTTGCGGGATCGACAAGAAAAAAGGGACAATAAGAATCGTTTTTATGGCTAAGGGTGAGGGCACACTTAAGCTTGCTGATACACCTAAGGGCGCAAATCTTGATATAGTTGGTCCGCTTGGTCATGGATTTACCATGAACGAAGTATCCGGAAAGACCATTATAACAGGAGGCGGCATTGGTGTTCCTCCTCTTCTTCCGCTTGCAAAGCACTACGGTAAGAATGCAGTAGTTATTCTCGGTTTCAGAAGTGCAGATGCAGTTATCCTCAGAGAAGATTTCGAAGCAACAGGTGCTGAGGTAATAATCTGTACTGATGACGGTTCATGCGGTGTGCATGGCCTTGTCACTGTTCCAATCGCTGAAAAGATTGCCGGTGCATCACAGGTCCTTTCGTGCGGTCCTATTCCGATGCTCAAAGGAGTAGCATCAATAGCTGAGGAAAAAGGCGTACCGTGTCAGGTTTCTCTTGAAGAAAGAATGGGCTGCGGCGTAGGCGCCTGTCTTGTATGTGCGTGCAGACTTAAGCAGAACGGGGAAGAACGTTTCGGACATGTATGCAAGGACGGTCCGGTATTTGATTCAAAGGAGGTGAACTGGTAA